The Rhodothermales bacterium genome segment GCACATTGCCGGGATTAAGCACCGCGATATCCATCGCTCGGGGCGTTCGACGGCCCTTGAGCCACGCACGCAGCCCGTCCGACGTAGCCAGCGCGACCTGCTGATTCACAGCGAACGCGATCGCCTCCTCGGTAAAGGTGTTGTCCAGCGCCAGTGTACGATCGACCGCCTCGGCGCGATCCGGAAACGCGGGATCACGCCAGAGGGCCGCCTGTTCAGTGATGGCGAGGATCAACGCCTCGGCATCAGTCGCCACCCGGGACGCCGTGATTGCCTTCCGCTTCGAGCTCATCGATCGTCCAGGTCTCTTTCCGATCCTTCACATGGCTCCGAACGGCGGCCACTTCAGCCGGCGTCACGGCATCCGCCGCGTTGCCGAAATTGGTGCGGACGTACGTCAACACATCGGCAACCTGCTGATCGTCCAGGAACGACCCCCACGGCGGCATCATGCCACTATACGTGACACCGTTCACAACCACCTCGCCGCTGAGACCGTTCAGGATGACACGGATGAGCCGGCCCTTGTCGCCCCCGACGAATTCGGACTCCTTCAACGGAGGGAATACGCCCGGCACTCCCTCTCCGCTCATCTGGTGGCAGGAAGTGCAGCGGGTGAGATAGATTTCCTGTCCATCCACCTGAATCGTCTCCGGCGCAGCAGGCGCTCCAGACAATGGTGTATCGGAGACGCTGAATGCGGCCAGAAGAATGACGGCGGCGGTGGTGGTTACAATCGCCAATGGCTTCATTACGTTTTTCGGCAGTTTGATGGTAGGTGGAGACGGCCGGCGCGTGCGCGTGCCATCAAGCGATGTATCGGATTCGGGGCCCGTTAGTTCCGAAAAACCCCGGAAGTTTTAGCAAGAACGAAGCAGCCAGCCGTAGTGGTGTACAGCGTTCTACGGTGGGTACAGCCATGTTATCGAGCCCCTTTTGGCCGTTCCGTTTCTGGCTCCTCTTTAAACAGGAGGAAAAACGCGATGGCGAACACGAGTGTCGCGCCGGCGAAGAGTCCCCAGAACAGGCGCCAGTCGGGCAACGCGAGGGTCCCCCCCTGCCCGTACGTGTTGACAAACGCCCCGGAGATCTGTGTGCCCAGAAAAAACCCAACGCCCTGGGTCAGCAGTACCAGAAGACCCTGCACCTGGCCGCGGATTTCGGGCGACGTTTTTTTGTCGATGTAGATCTGCCCGGTCACAAAGAAAAAGTCGTAGCAGATCCCATGGATCAGGATGCCGATCATCACCAGCCAGAACGTGCCGCTGAGTGCGGCGCCGGCGAACACCGTAAAACGCACCACCCAGGCCAGCATGCCCAGCATCAGCATCCACTTCACCCCCAGGCGAGCAAAAAAGAAGGGAATGAGGAGCATAAAAACGATTTCAGACGCCTGACCAAAGGACATCTCGAAGCTCGGATTCTGGAAATGCGGGATGTTCAGATTGTCGTGCAGCGCCTTGAAGTAGACCGGGGCATACGGGAAGTAGGTGCCGAAGGCGATGAAGATCAGCATCGCGGCGACGAGAAAGACGACGAACGAGCGCGTTTTCAGCTCGCGGAGGGCGTCGATGCCAAGGATCTGCTTCCAGCTCGTTTTCTGGCCGGCGGAGGGCGGCGGCGTGAGCGGCAATGTGAAGCTATAGACCCCCAGAAACAGGGCGGCCGCCCCACCGATATACAACGGCAACGGCGTCGAATCCGCCTGAAGCAGCTTCCCGATCGTGATCCCCGCTACCACCCAACCAATGGTCCCGAACACGCGCACCACCGGAAACTCCTTCTCCGGATTCGTCATGTGATGAAACGCGAGCGTTGCCGTGAGGCCCAGGGCAGGGAAGTAACAGATGGCATGGACGAACAGTAGCGGCAGGAAAAGCGCCGTGCCGGCGTAACTCGGCATCGCCATCATGGCCACGCCAGCGATGAGGCTGAGCACGCCGAGCACCTTTTCGGAGTCAAAAAAGCGATCCGCCACCATGCCCAGAAAAAACGGCGCGATGATCGCCGTCAGGGGGCCCAGCGAATACGCCCAGTTGATCGACTCCCCCATGCCAATTGTACCCATGTAATTCCCCAGCGTGGGCGCCCAGGCGCCCCAGATGAAGTACTGCACGAACATCATCAGACTCAATCGCGACGTCAGGAGCAAATTCATACGGTTGGTGGTAATGAGTTGGCCGGCGCGAAACACCCATTTCGCGCCGGCAAGTAAACAATCGGCCCGCTGGTTCGCAAGCCCCCGGCCAGGCGCAGGCGCCGATTCTAAGGATTGCCGATTAAAGGATTTCAGGGTACAGATTCAGCACTTAATTCAGTACGCGATTCTAGATGTCGTATCCGCTCCGCTTCCTCATCTTGCCCATTCTCCTGCTTACATCGCTCCACTGCGTGTCCGCGCAGGAGGTGCTGGAACCGGCGTTTCCGAACCTCTCGTTTCGTCGGCCGGTCGATCTCCAGTCGCCGCCGGACGGCACGAATCGACTGTTTGTCGTGGAGCAACCCGGCAGCATTCGAGTATTCGCCAACGAGGCCGGCGTCCAGGGGGCGACCGAGTTTCTGGACATTGAAGCCCGCGTGAACGACCGTGGCAATGAGGAGGGCCTGCTCGGCCTCGCGTTTCACCCCGAATACAGCGAGAACGGCCAATTTTACGTCTACTATACCGCCGACAATCCCCGGCGCACCGTCGTCGCTGGATACAGGGCCGACCCCTCCGACCCGAACCGCGCGCTCGGCGACAGCGAGTCGGTCATCCTGGAGGTCAATCAACCCTTCAGCAATCACAACGGAGGGCAGATCGTTTTTGGGCCAGACGGCTACCTGTACATCGGCCTCGGGGACGGCGGCTCGGCGAACGATCCGATGGGGAATGGCCAGAACCGCCAGAGCCTGCTTGGCGCCATCCTCCGGATCGATGTGGATGCCCCGGCCGGTGGATTGGCCTATGGCATCCCGACGGACAACCCGTTCGCCGGCAATGCCGAAGGGTTCCGCGAGGAGATCTTCGCTTACGGCCTCCGCAACCCGTGGCGATTCAGCTTCGACAGCGAGACAGGATTCCTGTGGGCCGCGGATGTCGGGCAGAATAGTTTTGAGGAGGTTGATATCATCGAAAAAGGGGGCAATTACGGGTGGAATATCCGCGAAGGGTCGCATTGCTTCTCTCCGCCTTCCGGTTGCCCACAAGACGGCCTGATTGACCCCGTCTCCGAATACGGCCGAGGCGACGGGGGCTCGATCACCGGCGGCTACGTCTACCGGGGGGACGCCATTCCAGGCCTTTTCGGTAAGTATATCTTTGCCGATTTTAGTTCGGGGCGTATCTGGGCGCTGACCCTGGATGGAAAACGTGTCACAGATCGGGTAGAATTGCTGAATTCGAACCTGAATATCTCGGCTTTTGGTGTCGACGGCGCCATGAACCTGTATCTTTGCGCCTTCGATGGGTCCATTTACCGGCTGCGTCTCCCCGAATAGCCGGCCGTCTCTTCTGTAACGCTCTCGCTGTCGTCTCATGTCGATCTCATCCAGGTCAGCCTCCGCTGTGGCCCTTGCCCGAAACGTACAACTTCCCAGCACGCGCGAAGCCGGCGCACAGCTGGAACGCGTTCCCGTCCGCATTTTTGAAGGCTCGGACGAACTCGCGGAAGAAGTCGCCCGCTACATCGGCCATTTGATGCGCACCCGGCAAGAAGCCGGCAAACAACTCGTACTGGGCCTACCCACAGGGTCCACACCGATCGGCGTATATCAGGCCTTGATCCGCGCTCATCGCCAGGAGGGGCTTGATTTCAGCCATGTCGTCACGTTTAACCTGGACGAATATTACCCCATCACTCCGGACCAGCTGCAGAGCTACCACCGGTTCATGGCGGAGAACTTCTTCAACCACGTCAATATTCCCGCGGAGCAGATCCACATCCCGAAGGGCGACATTCCTCGTTCGGAAATCGAGGCCTTTGGGTATACGTACGAACGGGCAATCGAGGAAGCCGGCGGGATCGATCTGCTCCTGCTCGGCATTGGCCGCAGCGGCCATATCGGGTTCAACGAGCCAGGCTCCGGCATCACGACCCGCACCCGGCTGATCACGATCGACGAGATCACCAAGAAGGACGCGGCCAGCGATTTCTTCGGCGACGAATTTGTACCCCGCGAAGCGCTTACAATGGGCGTAGGCACCATCCTGGCCGCCCGGGAGATCATCCTGATGGCCACCGGAGAACACAAAGCCGGCATCATACGCAAGGCCGTCGAGGAGCCCACCAACTCGAACATAACAGCATCGTACCTGCAGGAGCATGACCGGGTGTCGATCTACCTGGACGAACCTGCTTCCGGAGAACTGACCCGCGTAAAAACGCCGTGGCTGGTCCGCGACGTGGAATGGACGCCACTGCTGACGAAACGCGCCGTCATCTGGCTCTCCGAACGCGTCGGGAAGGCCATCCTCCGCCTCGAGTCGGCCGATTTCTTCCAGAACAACCTCCATAGCCTCGTCTACGCCCACAAAAACGTGGATACCCTGTGTCGGAGCGTGTTCGAAGACCTGCGCCGGCGCATCGTGTATCAGGACTATCTCTTCCGTCATAAACGGGTCATCTGCTTTAGCCCCCATCCCGACGACGACGTGATCTCGATGGGTGGCATGCTGGACAAGGTCGTGGCGAATGAAAACGACGTGACGGTTGCCTACATGACCAACGGCTCCGTCGCGGTCTTCGACGCCGACGTGCGCCGCTACCTCCGCTTCCTGGACATGAGTCTGGATGTGTTTCAGTTCGACGCCCGAACACGCAAGCAATTCGGGGAAAAGACGTCCCGCATTCTGGATTTCCTCGAGCGGAAAGGGTCAGGAGAGATCGACCTGGAAGAGGTGCAGCGGATCAAGGCGTACATCCGGTACGCCGAGGCGATCGCCGGCATCGAAGTCCTCGGCTTAAAATCTTCCCAGGCACGCTTTCTTGATATGCCGTTTTACAGGACCGGCACCGTACGCAAAGCGCCCGTGGGCGAGGCAGATGTCACGGTCGTGCTCAATCTCCTCCGCGAGATCCAGCCACACCATATTTTTGTCGCCGGCGACCTCTCCGACCCCCACGGCACCCATCGGATGTGTTACGTCGCCATCCGGGAGGCACTTCGCCGGTACCGCATCGAACGAGGCATCGCCGATCCAGACCAGCTTGCACTAACCCCCGAAGCCATCGCCCAGGCCCCGCCGGACGATCACTGCCCGCTCGTCTGGTTGTACCGCGGCGCATGGCAGGAATGGGAAATCCATAAGGTGGATGTGTTTATCCCGATGTCGAAGGCAGACCTCGACCGGAAGATCGAGGCCGTCTTTAAACACGAGAGCCAGAAGGACCGCGCCATGTTTCCCGGAGCCTACGACACCCGCGAATTCTGGGAACGCGCGCGCGACCGCAACCGTGCCACCGCCGAAGCCCTTAACCGCCTCGGGCTCCCGGAATTTTATGTTTCCGAGGCCTTCGTGACGGCGTATGGGATGTAAGCGATGCGCATTGTTAAGGGCGCCCTGGTGTGTAGGTGGATCATCCCCCCTGGTAGGCGATGATGTTCTGCCTATACTTGTCAGCGAAAACCTCGATCGAGGCGCGCTCGTCTTCCGTCAGCGGGCGGATGACGCGAGCGGGGTTGCCGTAAACGAGTGATCCCGGCGGGACGACAGTCCGGCTCGTCACCAGCGCGCCGGCGCCTACGATGCTGCCCGTCCCGATCACCGCCTGATCCAGAATGATCGACCCCATGCCGATCAACACCCGGTCCTCCACCGTGCAGCCGTGAACGATGGCGCCATGACCAATGGTAACCCGATTGCCGATCGTCGCTGGTCCCGTAACGCCGGTTACATGCACCACGGCATTGTCCTGGATGTTGGTTTCGGAGCCTATCCGAATCCGGTTCACATCGCCCCGGATCGTGGCATTGAACCAGACGCTGCAGTATGGCCCGAGCACGACATCGCCAATGACATCGGCGGAAGGAGCCAGGAAAACGGTGCGGTCGACCGTCGGAACAATTCCTTTAAAGGGATGGAGCATACGAGTTGGTGGGTGTGCGAATCCTGATCTCGAACGGAATAAACGAGATTGTAACCTGACCCGCGCACGCTGCGTAAAGATTTTTGTTTTCCAGACTGCCCAATCCGTTCAATGTCTTTGCCACCTTCCATGCGAAACACCGCCATTTTTCTCTGCGCGATCAGTTGCCTGGCCCTTGCTCCACGCGCCGGCGCCGACGACACCCCAGGCCGCATCTATGGACGCATCACAACCACCGATGGCGACGTGCTGGAAGGACTGATTCGCTGGGATCGTAATGAGGCGAGCTGGGTGGATGTATTAAACGGCTCGAAAGTGATCTATACGGACGCTTCACGATCGGGGGGCGGGCGGCGCATCGAGATTTTTGGGTATACGGTGTACGAGTCGACAGGCGACGACACCTATTCGCGCACATCGGGCATCCGCTTCGGGTCCATCCAATCGCTCGAGCGAGCCGGCAACGAAAAAGCCATTCTAATCCTCCAGTCGGGCGAGGAAGTCGAACTGATCAATGGGTCGA includes the following:
- a CDS encoding cytochrome c: MKPLAIVTTTAAVILLAAFSVSDTPLSGAPAAPETIQVDGQEIYLTRCTSCHQMSGEGVPGVFPPLKESEFVGGDKGRLIRVILNGLSGEVVVNGVTYSGMMPPWGSFLDDQQVADVLTYVRTNFGNAADAVTPAEVAAVRSHVKDRKETWTIDELEAEGNHGVPGGD
- a CDS encoding MFS transporter yields the protein MNLLLTSRLSLMMFVQYFIWGAWAPTLGNYMGTIGMGESINWAYSLGPLTAIIAPFFLGMVADRFFDSEKVLGVLSLIAGVAMMAMPSYAGTALFLPLLFVHAICYFPALGLTATLAFHHMTNPEKEFPVVRVFGTIGWVVAGITIGKLLQADSTPLPLYIGGAAALFLGVYSFTLPLTPPPSAGQKTSWKQILGIDALRELKTRSFVVFLVAAMLIFIAFGTYFPYAPVYFKALHDNLNIPHFQNPSFEMSFGQASEIVFMLLIPFFFARLGVKWMLMLGMLAWVVRFTVFAGAALSGTFWLVMIGILIHGICYDFFFVTGQIYIDKKTSPEIRGQVQGLLVLLTQGVGFFLGTQISGAFVNTYGQGGTLALPDWRLFWGLFAGATLVFAIAFFLLFKEEPETERPKGAR
- a CDS encoding PQQ-dependent sugar dehydrogenase — its product is MSYPLRFLILPILLLTSLHCVSAQEVLEPAFPNLSFRRPVDLQSPPDGTNRLFVVEQPGSIRVFANEAGVQGATEFLDIEARVNDRGNEEGLLGLAFHPEYSENGQFYVYYTADNPRRTVVAGYRADPSDPNRALGDSESVILEVNQPFSNHNGGQIVFGPDGYLYIGLGDGGSANDPMGNGQNRQSLLGAILRIDVDAPAGGLAYGIPTDNPFAGNAEGFREEIFAYGLRNPWRFSFDSETGFLWAADVGQNSFEEVDIIEKGGNYGWNIREGSHCFSPPSGCPQDGLIDPVSEYGRGDGGSITGGYVYRGDAIPGLFGKYIFADFSSGRIWALTLDGKRVTDRVELLNSNLNISAFGVDGAMNLYLCAFDGSIYRLRLPE
- the nagB gene encoding glucosamine-6-phosphate deaminase; this translates as MALARNVQLPSTREAGAQLERVPVRIFEGSDELAEEVARYIGHLMRTRQEAGKQLVLGLPTGSTPIGVYQALIRAHRQEGLDFSHVVTFNLDEYYPITPDQLQSYHRFMAENFFNHVNIPAEQIHIPKGDIPRSEIEAFGYTYERAIEEAGGIDLLLLGIGRSGHIGFNEPGSGITTRTRLITIDEITKKDAASDFFGDEFVPREALTMGVGTILAAREIILMATGEHKAGIIRKAVEEPTNSNITASYLQEHDRVSIYLDEPASGELTRVKTPWLVRDVEWTPLLTKRAVIWLSERVGKAILRLESADFFQNNLHSLVYAHKNVDTLCRSVFEDLRRRIVYQDYLFRHKRVICFSPHPDDDVISMGGMLDKVVANENDVTVAYMTNGSVAVFDADVRRYLRFLDMSLDVFQFDARTRKQFGEKTSRILDFLERKGSGEIDLEEVQRIKAYIRYAEAIAGIEVLGLKSSQARFLDMPFYRTGTVRKAPVGEADVTVVLNLLREIQPHHIFVAGDLSDPHGTHRMCYVAIREALRRYRIERGIADPDQLALTPEAIAQAPPDDHCPLVWLYRGAWQEWEIHKVDVFIPMSKADLDRKIEAVFKHESQKDRAMFPGAYDTREFWERARDRNRATAEALNRLGLPEFYVSEAFVTAYGM
- a CDS encoding gamma carbonic anhydrase family protein yields the protein MLHPFKGIVPTVDRTVFLAPSADVIGDVVLGPYCSVWFNATIRGDVNRIRIGSETNIQDNAVVHVTGVTGPATIGNRVTIGHGAIVHGCTVEDRVLIGMGSIILDQAVIGTGSIVGAGALVTSRTVVPPGSLVYGNPARVIRPLTEDERASIEVFADKYRQNIIAYQGG